A window from Physeter macrocephalus isolate SW-GA chromosome 11, ASM283717v5, whole genome shotgun sequence encodes these proteins:
- the SPTB gene encoding spectrin beta chain, erythrocytic, with product MVAPFQSILIKLPSPNHTDEREVVQKKTFTKWVNSHLARVSCRITDLYKDLRDGRMLIKLLEVLSGEMLPKPTKGKMRIHCLENVDKALQFLKEQRVHLENMGSHDIVDGNHRLVLGLIWTIILRFQIQDIVVQTQEGRETRSAKDALLLWCQMKTAGYPHVNVTNFTSSWKDGLAFNALIHKHRPDLIDFDKLKDSNARHNLERAFDVAERQLGIIPLLDPEDVFTENPDEKSIITYVVAFYHYFSKMKVLAVEGKRVGKVIDHAIETEKMIEKYSGLASDLLTWIEQTITVLNSRKFANSLTGVQQQLQAFSTYRTVEKPPKFQEKGNLEVLLFTIQSRMRANNQKVYTPHDGKLVSDINRAWESLEEAEYRRELALREELIRQEKLEQLARRFDRKAAMRETWLNENQRLVAQDNFGYDLAAVEAAKKKHEAIETDTAAYEERVRALEDLAQELERENYHDQKRITARKDNVLRLWNYLQELLQSRRQRLEKTLALQKLFQDMLHSIDWMDEIKAHLLSAEFGKKWRLHEITLGALVLH from the exons CATCTTGATCAAGCTTCCCAGCCCTAACCATACAG ATGAGCGGGAAGTTGTTCAGAAGAAAACCTTCACAAAATGGGTGAACTCGCACCTGGCGCGCGTGTCCTGCCGCATCACTGACCTCTACAAGGACCTGCGGGATGGGAGGATGCTTATCAAGCTGCTGGAAGTGCTCTCTGGAGAGATGCTG CCAAAGCCCACGAAGGGGAAGATGCGCATCCACTGCCTGGAGAATGTGGACAAGGCCCTGCAGTTCCTGAAGGAGCAGCGTGTGCATCTGGAGAACATGGGCTCCCACGACATCGTGGACGGCAACCACCGCCTGGTCCTGGGCCTCATCTGGACCATCATCCTCCGCTTCCAG ATTCAGGACATTGTTGTCCAAACTCAGGAAGGTCGTGAGACGCGCTCAGCCAAGGACGCGTTGCTGTTATGGTGTCAGATGAAGACGGCAGG CTACCCCCATGTCAATGTCACCAACTTCACCTCCAGCTGGAAGGATGGCCTAGCCTTTAACGCCCTGATCCACAAGCACCG GCCCGACCTGATTGACTTTGATAAACTGAAGGACTCCAACGCCCGGCACAACCTGGAGCGCGCGTTCGACGTGGCTGAGCGACAGCTGGGCATCATCCCGCTTCTCGACCCTGAGG ATGTCTTCACAGAAAACCCTGACGAGAAATCCATCATCACCTACGTGGTGGCGTTTTACCACTACTTCTCCAAGATGAAGGTGCTGGCAGTGGAGGGCAAGCGCGTTGGCAAG GTAATTGACCACGCCATTGAGACCGAGAAGATGATTGAAAAGTACAGCGGGCTGGCCTCAGACCTGCTCACCTGGATCGAGCAGACCATCACTGTCCTGAACAGCCGCAAGTTCGCCAACTCCCTGACCGGCGTCCAGCAGCAGCTGCAGGCCTTCAGTACCTACCGCACCGTGGAGAAGCCGCCCAA GTTTCAGGAGAAGGGGAATCTAGAAGTCCTACTTTTTACCATCCAGTCACGGATGAGAGCCAACAATCAGAAAGTGTACACGCCCCATGATGGGAAACTCGTGTCCGACATCAACCGG GCCTGGGAGAGCCTGGAGGAAGCTGAGTACCGGCGGGAGCTGGCGCTGAGGGAGGAGCTCATCCGGCAGGAGAAGCTAGAGCAGTTGGCCCGGCGCTTTGACCGAAAGGCTGCCATGAGGGAGACGTGGCTCAATGAAAACCAGCGGCTTGTGGCCCAG GATAATTTCGGGTACGACCTGGCAGCTGTGGAGGCCGCCAAGAAGAAGCATGAGGCCATTGAGACGGACACAGCTGCCTACGAGGAGCGGGTGAGGGCCCTGGAGGACCTGGCCCAGGAGCTGGAGCGGGAGAATTACCACGACCAGAAGCGCATCACGGCCCGCAAGGACAACGTCCTGCGCCTGTGGAACTACCTGCAGGAGCTGCTGCAGTCCCGGCGCCAGAGGCTTGAGAAGACGCTGGCCCTGCAGAAGCTCTTCCAGGACATGCTGCACAGCATCGACTGGATGGATGAGATCAAG GCTCACCTCTTGTCTGCCGAGTTCGGGAA GAAGTGGCGCCTGCATGAGATCACCCTTGGGGCCCTGGTCCTCCACTGA